From one Lemur catta isolate mLemCat1 chromosome 5, mLemCat1.pri, whole genome shotgun sequence genomic stretch:
- the TIGD4 gene encoding tigger transposable element-derived protein 4, with protein MAEASVDASTVPVTDASTVPVTDASTVPVTDASTLPVTVKKKKSLSIEEKIDIINAVESGKKKAEIAAEYGIKKNSLSSIMKNKDKVLEAFESLRFDPKRKRLRTAFYTDLEEALMRWYRIAQCLNVPVNGPMLRLKANDFAQKLGHNDFKCSNGWLDRFKSRYGLVFRSQPVEATGLSVDPSTVWCQNVLPYYLNDYHPKNVFNIKETGLLYRMLPTNTFAFKGETCSVGKLCKDRVTLVVGTNMDGSEKLPLLIIGKNRNPHCFKGIKSLPVYYEANKMAWMTSNIFEQWMQKLDEKFQAQQRRVVIFVESFPAHPEVKNLKSIELAFFPSCLSSKFIAMKQGVIKNLKIRYRHCLIKKFLSSVEGSKEFTFSLLDAVDTLHLCWRAVTPEIIVKSYEEAGFKLQKEESDTTKAEKDTSIDLVADALGAGVEFPEGLSIEEYAALDDDLETCEATPSDDTVLTKESKSDETGFYTSDEEDDGGSLETELLLPSKNDAITALDTLKKFLRSQDMNDGLHDSLADLENFINSLSPK; from the coding sequence ATGGCAGAAGCTTCTGTGGATGCCTCAACTGTGCCAGTAACGGATGCCTCAACTGTGCCGGTAACGGATGCCTCAACCGTGCCAGTAACGGATGCCTCAACTCTGCCAGtaacagtgaaaaaaaagaaaagcctatcCATTGAGGAAAAGATCGACATTATAAATGCAGTGGAAAGTGGCAAGAAAAAAGCAGAGATTGCAGCTGAATATGGAATAAAGAAGAATTCATTGTCTTCTATTATGAAGAATAAAGACAAAGTTCTAGAAGCTTTTGAATCTCTAAGATTTGATccaaagagaaaaagactgagaaCTGCTTTTTACACAGATCTGGAAGAGGCACTAATGAGGTGGTATCGAATTGCTCAGTGTCTAAATGTACCGGTTAATGGTCCAATGTTGCGTCTAAAAGCTAATGATTTTGCCCAGAAACTGGGTCATAATGATTTTAAGTGCAGTAATGGTTGGCTGGATCGTTTTAAATCCAGGTATGGTTTAGTATTCAGATCTCAACCTGTAGAAGCTACAGGTTTATCAGTAGACCCTTCAACTGTCTGGTGCCAAAATGTACTTCcttattatttaaatgattatcatcctaaaaatgtttttaatataaaagagacTGGGCTGCTTTATCGAATGTTACCTACaaatacatttgcatttaaagGTGAAACATGCTCAGTTGGAAAGTTATGCAAAGACAGAGTAACTTTGGTGGTTGGCACAAACATGGATGGCTCAGAGAAACTTCCTTTGCTTATCATTGGAAAAAACAGAAATCCACATTGTTTCAAAGGTATAAAATCATTGCCTGTGTATTATGAAGCTAATAAAATGGCATGGATGACCTCAAATATATTTGAACAATGGATGCAGAAGCTTGATGAGAAATTTCAAGCCCAGCAACGAAGAGTGGTGATTTTTGTTGAATCTTTTCCCGCACATCCAGAGGTAAAGAACCTAAAGTCCATTGAGTTAGCATTCTTTCCATCATGTTTATCTTCTAAATTTATAGCTATGAAACAAGGTGTTATTAAAAACCTTAAAATCAGATATCGACATTGTctcattaagaaatttttaagcTCTGTTGAAGGCAGCaaagaatttacattttcactACTAGATGCAGTTGATACATTACATCTATGTTGGAGGGCTGTAACCCCAGAGATTATTGTTAAAAGCTATGAAGAGGCAGGGTTCAAGTTGCAAAAGGAAGAAAGTGACACAACAAAAGCAGAGAAGGATACTAGTATTGATTTGGTTGCTGATgctctgggggcaggggtggaatTTCCTGAAGGTTTATCTATAGAAGAGTATGCTGCACTGGATGATGATTTGGAGACATGTGAAGCAACACCAAGTGACGATACAGTCTTGACCAAAGAAAGTAAATCAGATGAAACTGGATTTTATACTTCTGATGAAGAGGATGATGGTGGATCTCTAGAAACTGAACTCCTATTACCATCAAAAAATGATGCAATAACTGCTTTAGATACTcttaaaaaatttcttagaaGTCAAGATATGAATGATGGACTTCATGATTCTTTAGCAGaccttgaaaattttattaactcTTTATCACCTAAGTAA